Proteins encoded together in one Pseudomonas arsenicoxydans window:
- a CDS encoding sulfite exporter TauE/SafE family protein yields the protein MFYLLLAFFGCMTGITAVLFGFGGGFVVVPLLYRLLTASHGSDDPIGQSAMHIAVATSTCVMIVNALIATRKHHRAGNLIRHYLWPLGGFIGLGATVGAVAATWVSGELIRYAFITYLAVTIVDCLFRRGFLTAPDTAIPRRLGRAEQSGGGVGIGMIATFLGVGGSVMTVPLLRRCGLSMSHATSMANPLSLPVALAGTATYMAMAAFAEFDLGTWFVGYVDLLAFAVLTMGSLAGIRLAAPWIGRIPDLVHARVYIGLLVLVMVSMMLS from the coding sequence ATGTTTTATCTATTGCTGGCATTTTTCGGCTGCATGACCGGTATCACCGCCGTGCTGTTCGGCTTCGGCGGCGGCTTCGTTGTGGTGCCATTGCTGTACCGCTTGTTAACCGCCAGCCACGGCAGCGATGACCCGATCGGACAATCGGCGATGCACATCGCCGTGGCGACTTCGACCTGCGTAATGATCGTCAACGCACTGATCGCCACCCGAAAACACCACCGCGCGGGTAATCTCATTCGCCATTACCTGTGGCCGTTGGGTGGCTTCATCGGCTTGGGCGCAACGGTCGGCGCCGTGGCCGCGACGTGGGTCAGTGGCGAACTGATTCGTTACGCCTTCATCACCTACCTGGCCGTGACCATTGTGGATTGCTTGTTCAGACGCGGATTTCTGACCGCACCCGACACTGCAATTCCACGGCGATTGGGGAGGGCAGAACAGTCTGGCGGCGGTGTAGGAATCGGCATGATTGCCACGTTTCTTGGCGTAGGCGGCAGCGTCATGACCGTGCCACTTTTGCGGCGATGTGGGTTGAGCATGAGTCACGCGACGTCCATGGCCAATCCGCTAAGCCTGCCGGTAGCGCTCGCCGGAACAGCGACTTACATGGCAATGGCGGCGTTCGCCGAGTTTGATCTGGGCACGTGGTTTGTGGGTTATGTGGATCTGCTGGCGTTTGCGGTTTTGACGATGGGGTCGTTGGCGGGGATTCGATTGGCTGCGCCGTGGATCGGGCGGATACCGGATCTGGTTCATGCGCGGGTTTATATTGGATTGCTGGTGTTGGTGATGGTCAGCATGATGCTGAGTTAA
- a CDS encoding AraC family transcriptional regulator: MRNISIDLLDETPRPVVAIGTDYSHGHLLPRHTHRRAQLLYGATGVMQVSTHDGNWVVPPQRAVWIPAGVAHEVTMLGVSTRSVYIEPGVVDLGARCQVISVSPLMRHLLMEAVEIPLAYDETGRDGVLIDLLLHELARSTNLPLHIPLPVDARLLELCQGFLQRPDAHQSPQQWADQLHVSLRTFNRLFRQQTELSFSQWRQRACVILALARLAAGDPVTRIALDFGYDSPGAFSTMFRRVLGQAPSVWMDAAK, encoded by the coding sequence ATGCGCAACATTTCGATTGATCTGCTGGATGAAACACCCCGCCCCGTTGTGGCCATCGGCACGGACTATTCCCACGGCCATTTGTTGCCCCGTCATACACATCGGCGGGCACAACTCCTCTACGGCGCAACGGGTGTGATGCAGGTCAGCACGCACGACGGCAATTGGGTGGTGCCGCCGCAACGGGCGGTGTGGATTCCGGCAGGTGTGGCGCATGAGGTAACGATGCTGGGGGTGAGCACGCGCAGCGTGTACATCGAACCGGGTGTGGTTGATCTGGGGGCTCGTTGCCAGGTCATCAGTGTGTCGCCGTTGATGCGGCACTTATTGATGGAGGCGGTGGAGATCCCGCTGGCGTATGACGAGACCGGGCGCGATGGCGTGCTGATCGACTTGTTGCTGCATGAGCTGGCGCGCAGTACTAACTTGCCGCTGCATATTCCTCTACCGGTCGATGCGCGGTTGCTGGAGTTGTGCCAAGGCTTCTTGCAGCGCCCCGATGCTCATCAATCGCCGCAGCAATGGGCCGATCAATTGCACGTCAGCCTGCGCACGTTCAATCGGCTGTTTCGCCAACAGACGGAGCTGAGCTTCAGCCAATGGCGGCAACGGGCCTGCGTGATACTGGCCCTGGCCCGGTTAGCGGCGGGCGACCCCGTGACGCGAATAGCCCTGGACTTCGGTTATGACAGCCCGGGGGCTTTCTCGACCATGTTTCGCCGCGTGTTGGGACAGGCACCGTCCGTCTGGATGGATGCCGCGAAATAG
- a CDS encoding helix-turn-helix domain-containing protein has protein sequence MASLAMKITLERIALFQFTPSHCAQARAMLGWSVEELSQESGVSVDAIQRFEAERDVLDVTRLALAYRFESEGLVFFPGFAPGRGMNVRGSTPDPVGRADYAMVE, from the coding sequence ATGGCCTCTCTTGCGATGAAAATCACCCTGGAACGTATCGCCCTTTTCCAATTCACCCCGTCCCACTGTGCCCAGGCCCGAGCGATGCTGGGTTGGAGTGTGGAAGAGCTTTCGCAGGAATCCGGTGTCTCCGTGGACGCCATCCAACGATTTGAGGCCGAGCGCGATGTGCTGGATGTCACCCGGCTGGCGTTGGCGTATCGGTTTGAATCGGAAGGTCTGGTGTTCTTCCCCGGTTTTGCGCCGGGTCGAGGGATGAATGTGCGAGGGTCGACGCCTGATCCGGTGGGTCGGGCGGACTATGCGATGGTCGAGTGA
- a CDS encoding helix-turn-helix domain-containing protein, whose product MNGFDEYNRRGHPSSGDANVGEMRAKAETLMKVGMLLDTGQLGKAEAALRLGLSSLELDEILDGNVRDLTLAKIAGRSKAGGPPAEDQAL is encoded by the coding sequence ATGAATGGATTCGATGAATACAACCGCCGCGGTCATCCGTCGTCGGGGGATGCCAATGTGGGCGAGATGAGGGCCAAGGCCGAAACTCTGATGAAGGTCGGGATGCTTCTCGACACCGGTCAGTTGGGTAAGGCTGAAGCGGCGCTGAGGCTTGGGCTGTCGTCGTTGGAGCTGGATGAAATTCTCGACGGCAACGTTCGCGATCTGACGCTGGCGAAGATCGCGGGCCGCTCCAAAGCGGGCGGCCCGCCGGCAGAGGATCAAGCGC